GATGTCACAAAGCCAGCTCCCGCCCCTCCATGTTATCTATTGGTTGCGGATCCAGGAAGTCAATGCGTTGCCAAGTTCTGGTTGGCTCCTAGCACTCGCTGGCACGacctgcagacagacgggttggGAGGTGAATTTCAACATGGAATTCAGACGACTGATTTTCTGCTTGAAACTGTGATCAATAACATAATACACTCGAATACTCAAACTAATAATCTATTACTTTCAGTTGCTTTTGCGTTACTTAGTCAAAATTAGTGAGTTAAACAGACAATTTATCCAATTTACAATGTAATTTGAACtgtgattttattgttatttaaagCTAtgattatctattatctatgtTTACATCCATAACCTCACAACCAACCAACTTTCAGACATATTTCTCAGTAATTCCaacaattattattttattcaaaaCTATCTGTAGGGAGttactgtgttttctttttctgtaaCTGCAACAGATCACAGTTACAAGCTCTTTGGTAATCAGATTGCTATAATCCCATTATGCATGTATCAAAACACATATAGAAGATTCTGGAAGGAAATGTGATTACACGATGATTACATGACAGAGGATGACCCAAAAATATGAGATGAATTTCAGATGCTAATATTGCAGTGGATGTTAAAAGACAGAATAATATAAAGGGATGTGATTAAACACTTTTCATTTCCAGTTTTCTCAGGAACTATGACTGGGCTCCTGTTTGCATGGTTGGGGAATAAATGATTACAACAGAGTGAGGTGGAGAACAAACAAGCCACAGCTCCTTCTCAGAGGAATagggaggagagtgtgtgcatgtgtcttcctgtatgcatgtgtgtatatatacagtatgtgcatccATGTATGTTTatgcttgtgcttgtgtgtgtggccgtgtgtgtgtgtgtgtgtgtgtgtgtgtcggagtcGTAATGGAAATTGCCCTGTCAGTGCAGCTCGTCCCTCCAGGCCTCCTCCGAGTCGCCAAGCTGACACGccctctgtgtttttccttACCTGCCTTTACATCTATACCAAAGCTGTGAATATCACGCTATAGCTCACAGGTTTACAGTGGCAGCAAACACATCCTGCATCTACTCTGTATTAGCATTATCGTGGTAGTTGGGGCAGAAATCTCTCTAACCTgaatctatcctgcattagttcTGAAGTAGAAGCCATTGCAGAGGTTCTCATTAGCATTAGTGCTGCATTAGTAACCATGGTACAAGTCTgccatcctgcatctatcctgtattAGTACGAATGTGGTAACCTTAGTAGAAGTCCCCcctcctgcatctatcctgtgtCACttcagtagaagaagaacagtAGAAGTCCTCCATCTTGCATCTGCAGTATCATGGCGTAGTACTGCAGCAGTCAGACAATAAATCTGAATTTCCACGGTCCCCATAAATTATTTTACCATCTGGATGACTGACAGAAATGACCGAGGCTCATGGGTAAAATCAAATTACCGACCTTCCCTAGTCAGACTAAtgcctgcttgtctgtgtcAGGTTTGGATATTGAGCTAGCTTAAGGCCCTCTGGTCACTCGCTGTGCCACCTATGGGTGTagctgcctcttcctctccctccctccttctctccctgccAGACCACCTGAGCCCCACCACCTGTGGGACAGCAGGATCCACGGCATCTCATTCAACACAACGGACCCCTTCCATattgtgccagtgtgtgtgcgccaTGAGGCCGTGTGTAAtgaaacagatggagagagtaAATATAACCTTCGGCCATGGCAGGCAGTTGATCGGgtattatacaacagttagttccggtcgagtgatttgattggattccgtgagtgctgatatacagaataacagcactgggacgttttactatatgtatcactccgctttacAGCTGTTCTAATAAACAGTTcatgtgttgcttggcaacacttgaactgttagtggaatcctgagggaaccgTTTTTGTTGGCAGAGACGAATTCaagacaaaaatcataatctggtgtctcaaattaccattactctTACATgataaatagctttgtttatagaaatgtataaaagcaatatcacacgagagggagtgctgttatACAGTATAGCAGCACGACCTTAAATGAAATCACAGATACTTGAGAATAAAACAACCTGTGAATCCTTCTGCTACAGTGGAAGTTATTGTAgaaatctacagtatgttgctTTGGTATTTGAGGTTTTTTCTCTGGGAGATGCATTAACAGTGCAGTGAGCAGGTGAAAGTGGGATGATGGGTATTTATCGATAATGATTGCTCTGTGGATTTCTGTAATGGATATGATCTCTGTCTGCACTTCTATTTTtgctgttgtcattgttgttgttgtgatccGTCTGTGGTTGTGGTTGATTGACTTTTCCGTTTACATTTAAACCATTATTGCAAACACAATTTCTCTTTGGGGGATAATGAATAtttaaacagaacagaacagaacagaacagaacagaatagaatagaatagaatagaataatccAGGTTTCATCTCCAGAGGATGTCATCATAATAATGTACAGGAGCTCTCTTTTGGGGTGGATTTCCCCTTTTAGATGGGCCTAAGTCTTGGATACATTTTTGAAATAAGTTTATGCATCTCATGAGGAGGTGTCACATCCTCAGTAGTTGATGAGAGCCAATCGCAGAAGAGTTTACTGGCAGGTGAATGTACGCTACCTTGCTCGTTGAGCATCTGCTGAGCATtgcttcctgtcctcctcctgcagagagaggagagggagagaagtaaGAAAAGAGCAAAACCAGTAGACTTCCTTCATTCTTTTCTATCAAACCTTTCTCAAGAGCTTAGCCAACTCTCACCTCTTGTTCTGGTTGAACTTGCACCTGCAGTGGCCacctggagcaggaggagagacaagaaaCAATTACTCATTCATATTAaaatttgtatgtgtttgtgtgtgtttgtgcgctcATGCCCCGATGTGTGTAGgtgcacgtgtgtgagtgtgtctgtatgtatgtgcagcagtctgtttatgattgtgtgtgtgtggatgaatgtgtgtttgtcttactGAGCAGGATGGTGATGCCGATGAGACAGAGGACGGCAGCTAGGATCAGGCCTCCAACACGTAGTCTGTGGTAGTCTGCACACACAGGACATGGTTACAGTATGAAGTGCTGTGACAGTCGTACTACagtgaaactactgtaaaaccCCATAATGTAAATAACACATTTACAAAGGGCTtcacaaaaacataaatcaaaaacataaaatcaacacTTCCGTTACATTAGAAATACTTTgatgaaaataacaaataataaactTACCAAAGGTAAATGGGTCATCTTCAGCTGTagggacacaaacacatgaataGGGTCAGTTATAAGCTGATGTAAACATCTAGACATCAAATAATGATAACTTAAGAAAGTAAACAGTACAAACTGAGATGGGCATATAGTCGATGGCCTAGTTTGACTCTCTAACTAATGATTGACATAACTGACCGTCCAGATCAATACatgtcaagtaaaaaaaaaagacacttagatgattcaaaaatatatatgttttaaACTACATTTTACAAACTACATTCTGAACAACAGATGATtcttcagagttttttttttttttatgtaaacatACGGGAACCTTTTTTGGGGTGAAATTTAAACAAAGTTACAActttttgggttagggttagggttacggtTAGGGTTATCTAATAtagaacatttattttttatttttcggTTCTATGAAAGTGAAAATATTCTGCATAGTTTCAATTCCTTGTGCTTGCATGCCTTCACTACCATGTTAAACTCCTAGTTGAACAACAAGACCAGTAGAACAAGCACCGATTGCTGAGTTGAATTCATTGAATTCCCCTCTTGACTGAGTTGACTCCACCGGTAttactactacagtatatatGACCTATTATCCTTATTATTAAAGTGTTTAGGTGGAAATGCTGACATGCAGAAAAACGCTAACTAACAAATCAAACAAGGGAAAAGTCAGCGTCCTTACGGTTCTGTTCCTCTGCAAACACCAGGGACACAACTGCAAAagatcagagagacagacacactttaCAATAGTTAAACACAGCTGGAGGCATCTCATTAGCTCATCAGCCTTAAGACCATGTACATACTTAATGACATATAGAAGTTTCAGAGTACTAGTACTTTTGAGGATGCAAGTCAGGTAGTTCACTATGTTACTTTGGGGGTTAGAATAAGTTAGAAATTCAAATTGCTGCACAAGTTTTATAAGTGTCAGTGAATAAAAGACCTCTTTAGAAGCATATAAATCTTTGTTCTGTTTATTGGAAGGGAACCAAACACAATCCAGATCTGTTTTAAAGTGTTACATAAacctcattgtctctctctccttccaccttttccCTTATCCCCCTGTCACACAAGTGGCATAGACCCTCAAAgatcccgtctctctctgtttctgtgtctctctctctcttgcacctCTTACTTCCCTCACCTTTTCCACATTGTAGAAGcgttctggtctctctctgattttTGACACACTTGGGACACACTTACATATTCATAGGGGTCAGAGAGAAGGGTGACCAGGACCGCCGCTGCTGAAGCAGGGTTGGACATATTAACtgctgtggggatcaaacctgtgaccttagCGAACGCTCTCTCTAACCACCCAGACACCCTGCTGCCTTCTCTCTCGCTTCAGACATATTTAGTGTGGTGGAAACACTGGCCAACTGACCAAAACTTGACCAATGTGCTGAGGGAAGACTGACCTCCAGACAGAAACAGCTTTCCTGACTAAAGAGGAAGTGGAACTAACAGATCATGAAGTTTGGGTTCCTGACGAATACTTAGTGACATAACATTACTgtttaaataatgaaaaactgaatgagtgactgactgactggctggttgattAAGTGATCGGCTGGACGACTGAGTAAAATTGATCCACACATTGACAATGGACAAATAAATCAATAGACTTTTCAATAGATCAATTCACTGATGAAATAAAGGACTGTCTTGTTGAGCAGCTCTTTGATTAAATTAAAAgactgagtttttttttaaatttactcACGTGTCATCAACACCAAAGCACAGATCTTTGACATCTTCAGGCTTCAGGCTGTTTTACCTGAGGAGAAAAGGTGTGTAAATATCCAAATACAGACACGTATGACATCAGCAATAATAACACCAACGTTATATGGTCAAATAAGTGTAATAGAAAGTACTGAATACCGTCATGTAGGCCTAAATTACAGAATTTTGTTCTGAAATGAGATATCTATCATTTGAAAAACATGTCACATAATGTTACAAAATAAGTGATAGCACAAAATCAGAACATATATATGAGACTTTAAGGACAGAGGTCAGGTAAGgtaaatgatgaatttattgttttctgtattttaaagatcatgaatgatgaacttgaggTACTGGTTCTTTCCCCCAAAATGTGTATGTAGTGTTTTGGAAGAGGCTCTTCATATTATGTTATTTGTCATAGCTGTAATCACAAATATAGTTGTTATCAAACTCTCATTTACAACATATATCTGGAATGCTTTGGCGTGACAACAAAGCAAAGTTCTCCAGTTAGAAGTGGTACAACGTCTGTCTTCCACTCAGGAAATTGCAAAATAACTAAATAGCTCTAGCTATAGTTTCCACTAATGCATGCACACTGCAGATTGTAAATGTTAAGTATTGTCTGTAGAGCATTGACTGGCCACATGAACAAGACTCTGGTTGTACCAACGCTAGGCTTAATAACATTATCTGCTGTCCCAATGGCACAGATGATCAGATTTAAACTGCTGcaaggccagtgtgtgtgtgtgtgtgtgtgtgtgagagagagagagagagagagagagggagagagagagaaagagagaatgacagagtaCTGTATGCaattgagagagaaatgagagaacgAGTGTTCTGAACTATACacaggaaaaagagagtgagtttgagtgttgtgtgtttgctgtaTGCAAACAAGAtagagaaactgagagaaactgggtgtgtgtgtgtgtgtgtgcgtacgtgcgtgtgtgtgtgtgcgtacgtgcgcgtgtgtgtgtgtgtgttagagagccTTTTCTGGTGCTCCAAACTGGCTCGTACCAGCCAACAGAGTCAACAGAGGCCTGATGCAACATTTAGTCTTTCTCTGTTGTCTGATGGATTCTGAATGGACttttacacacagacaaatgctCATCACTCATACacatagctctctctctctctctctctctctctctctctctctctctctctctctcacacacacacacacacacacaaagacatctGATCTAATTTAGATGGCCACCAAGtggtttctctttctctcttttatactcacagcagagacacacacacacacacagacatctgaTCTGATGTTGATGTGTAGAAAGTGCTCTAATGGGGCCTGAAGAGGAGAACAAAATCTGTCTGGCTAATGCATTACACTGCTGCTACTTGAAAGCTTCATAGCttcacttttctcttttatGTTATTTAAATATCATCCTTTCGTTTATTACAGGCTTATTATTACGCCATATATAAGCTGCTGTTACACATAGGTTACAGAGTAGTGTGCGttcatacatgaacacacatgttGCGGCCCTCCTGAAGTGActacagaatttttttttttattattttgtttacttCCTCTTGCCCACGACTGGCAAAGAAATCCATGAAAATATTATTAATGTGCACTCACCATCCCAGAGCTATTTCTGTCTGTAATGTCATTCTAATCTCATAACTACAGTATAGCCGGTGGGCAATTTGTGCTCCTTGCTCCCTTCTGAAATGCTCCAAGTTGATGGAGTTATTG
The Centroberyx gerrardi isolate f3 chromosome 12, fCenGer3.hap1.cur.20231027, whole genome shotgun sequence genome window above contains:
- the fxyd3 gene encoding phospholemman, encoding MSKICALVLMTLVSLVFAEEQNPEDDPFTFDYHRLRVGGLILAAVLCLIGITILLSGHCRCKFNQNKRRRTGSNAQQMLNEQGRASEC